DNA from Alphaproteobacteria bacterium:
GCGCAAATCTTATTGATTTCATCACATATAGAATTTTGCCTTTCCACTTGCGCTAAAATGACAAATTCTGCTTTTAATTTATCCTTATAAGATTTTATCGTACTTATGTTAAGCGCTGCTTTTTGCCCCAGAAAACGATGCCCGTAAGTCAAATTATTTGCCTTAATATCTGCATATTCTAATGGTAATATTTTATTGTCATAAAGGCATAAAATATTTCTTAACGGCCTTACCCATCTTGCATTTGTACTGTTCCAGCGCATGGTTTTTGGCCATAATTTAGCAATATCTAAAATTAACTTATTTAGAATTTTAGTTAACTCAGCTATAATTGTTTCAGAGTTAAACTCCTTTATAAAAAAATAATATTCTTCTTCACCTACTTTTTTCAAAGTTAATTGTTCAATATTTTGCAAATTATGTTTTTGCAAAAATCCTTGAATTGCCTTTGCATGAGCATTTAGCTTTGGCCCTCTAATATGATTGTTATTTTGCCCAGTTTTATATGTTAAGTTATTAGCTAACACTGCAACTCTTCTTGGCGTAACAAAAACTTCTAGCTCACCCAAAAAGCCCATATTATTTAATGAGTTTGTAGCTAAAGCTTGCAATTTTTCAGCAAATTTCTTTTGTATTTTAGCGGGAATTTCTTCTGAAAATAATTCTAATATTAATTCACTCATTTTAAACTATATCGTTATTTTTATCTAACAATATAACCTTTGGCTTGAAATCTCTAGCTTCTTTTTCACTCATTTGCGCATAAGCACAAATTATTACTAAATCATCTTTATTGGTTAAATGTGCTGCCGCCCCGTTTATACCAATTTTTTTACTCCCACGCTCTGCTGGTATAGCATAGGTTGCAAATCTAGAACCATTAGTAATATTATATATTTCAACTCTTTCATTATCCAAAATACCGGCCTCATCAAGCAAATTTTGGTCTATAGAGATAGAGCCATTATATTCAAGGTCGGTTTCAGTTACTTTTGCCCTATGTAACTTGCATTTAAGTAAAGTTAAATTCATTATTTGTACTTAATTTTTATTTTTAAAATAATCATAATTTTTTTAATGTAAATCAAATAGCTACCGCTTCACAACAACCTTTAGCCATCTCTCTAACTTTAGCTAAATAATTAGCTCTTTCCGTTACACCTATTACCTTCCTTGCATCAAGCATATTTAGTGTGTGACTTGCTTTTAAACATTGCTCATAAGCAGGTAAAGCCAAATCTTTTTCTAGCAAAGTAAAACATTCTTGTTCAGCTTTAGCAAAATCAGCAAATAAATCATCTATATTTGCTACATCTATGTTGTAAGCCGAAAACTCCTGCTCTTGCTTGAGAAAAATCTCACCATAAGTTACACCTTCATTATTCCAAGCTAAATCATAAATACTTTCCTTTTTCTGAATATACATAGCAAGCCTCTCTAAGCCATAAGTTAATTCACCAGCTACTATCTTACATTCAATATTTCCAACTTGCTGCATATAGGTAAATTGACTAATCTCCATACCATCTAACCATACTTCCCAGCCTAAACCTGCAGCGCCAATTGAAGGATTTTCCCAATCATCTTCGACAAACCTTATATCATGTTTATTATGTGCTACACCAATATGACTTAATGACTCCAAATAAAAATCTTGAATTTCTGCTGGAGCAGGCTTTAATATTACCTGCATTTGATGATGCATTTGCAATCTATTTGGATTTTTACCATATCGCCCATCTTTAGGTCTTCTGGAAGGTTGTACATAACATGCTTTCCACGCATTTTTTGCCAATACATTTAATGCTGTAGCAGGGTGTAAAGTTCCAGCACCAACTGAAGCATCGTAGCCAGGTAAAATAACACAGCCCTTTTTAGCCCAAAACTCTTGTAATTTAGCGATGATATTTTGAAATGATTTATCTTGCATTTTATATT
Protein-coding regions in this window:
- a CDS encoding aspartate 1-decarboxylase; amino-acid sequence: MNLTLLKCKLHRAKVTETDLEYNGSISIDQNLLDEAGILDNERVEIYNITNGSRFATYAIPAERGSKKIGINGAAAHLTNKDDLVIICAYAQMSEKEARDFKPKVILLDKNNDIV
- a CDS encoding glycine--tRNA ligase subunit alpha is translated as MQDKSFQNIIAKLQEFWAKKGCVILPGYDASVGAGTLHPATALNVLAKNAWKACYVQPSRRPKDGRYGKNPNRLQMHHQMQVILKPAPAEIQDFYLESLSHIGVAHNKHDIRFVEDDWENPSIGAAGLGWEVWLDGMEISQFTYMQQVGNIECKIVAGELTYGLERLAMYIQKKESIYDLAWNNEGVTYGEIFLKQEQEFSAYNIDVANIDDLFADFAKAEQECFTLLEKDLALPAYEQCLKASHTLNMLDARKVIGVTERANYLAKVREMAKGCCEAVAI